A stretch of Ursus arctos isolate Adak ecotype North America unplaced genomic scaffold, UrsArc2.0 scaffold_4, whole genome shotgun sequence DNA encodes these proteins:
- the LOC113247254 gene encoding LOW QUALITY PROTEIN: olfactory receptor 4K13-like (The sequence of the model RefSeq protein was modified relative to this genomic sequence to represent the inferred CDS: deleted 1 base in 1 codon), translating into MGRANHSVVSELILLGLSKSQNLHILFFLGFSVVYARIVLGSLLILVPVTFNSHLHTPMCFLLIDLSCIDMSLASFTTPKMIVDFLQKQKTISWWGCYSQMFFMHLLGGSEMMLLVAMAIDRYVAVCKPLHYTTVMSPRVLVRLLLSSYAVEFVHSSSQTAFTLNLPFCGPSVVDSFFCDLPFVIKLACKDAYLLQLLVIADSGLLSLVCFLLLLVSYMVIIYSVRHRRTASGSAKAFSTPSAHITVVTLSFVPCVFIYVWRFSQYSVNKILSVFYMIFTPLLNPIIYTLRNQEVKAAMMKIRTRHINSKHTL; encoded by the exons ATGGGAAGGGCAAACCATTCGGTGGTGTCTGAGCTCATTTTGCTGGGACTTTCCAAATCTCAGAATCTTCATATTCTCTTCTTCCTAGGATTCTCTGTAGTCTATGCCAGGATTGTGTTAGGAAGCCTCCTCATCTTGGTCCCCGTGACCTTCAACTCACACCTTCACACACCAATGTGTTTTCTGCTTATCGATCTCTCGTGTATTGATATGAGCCTGGCTTCTTTTACTACCCCTAAGATGATTGTGGATTTCCTCCAAAAACAGAAGACCATCTCTTGGTGGGGATGTTATTCTCAGATGTTCTTCATGCACCTCCTAGGTGGGAGTGAGATGATGTTGCTTGTAGCCATGGCAATAGACAGGTATGTTGCCGTATGCAAACCCCTCCATTACACGACCGTCATGAGTCCACGAGTGCTCGTTCGGCTGCTGTTATCCTCCTATGCGGTTGAATTTGTGCACTCATCTAGTCAGACGGCTTTCACGTTGAATTTGCCCTTCTGTGGTCCCAGTGTGGTGGACAGCTTTTTCTGTGACCTTCCCTTTGTGATCAAACTCGCCTGCAAGGACGCCTACCTGCTACAGCTGCTGGTCATTGCTGACAGTGGTCTCCTGTCTCtggtctgcttcctcctcttgctTGTCTCCTACATGGTCATCATATACTCAGTCAGGCACCGA CGTACTGCCAGTGGTTCGGCCAAGGCCTTCTCCACTCCGTCAGCACACATCACTGTTGTGACTCTGTCCTTTGTCCCATGTGTCTTTATCTATGTATGGCGCTTCAGCCAATACTCTGTAAATAAAATTCTCTCTGTGTTTTATATGATTTTCACACCTCTTTTAAATCCTATTATTTATACATTAAGGAATCAAGAAGTAAAAGCAGCCATGATGAAGATAAGGACTCGACATATAAATTCAAAACACACTTTGTAG